One part of the Treponema sp. OMZ 787 genome encodes these proteins:
- the ispE gene encoding 4-(cytidine 5'-diphospho)-2-C-methyl-D-erythritol kinase, giving the protein MIKSAISLKAHAKINLHLEVLGKRKDGFHDIVSVFAPISLADELLMQRIPDKKECRVMSPLADLPEENTITRVYQEFQHFTGISGGISVRILKRIPEGAGLGGGSSDAASVLRGLNYMFSTGLTEEDLRAIALKIGSDVPFFLEYGAAVVRGRGEEIKRISVSSDYFGILIYPGVKSATPRAYSLLKRNESEIPNPAFNPELFCGKDCREWPFFNSFEDVLFLEYPAIKKAKLDLLTYGADFALMSGAGSSVFGLFKDEKIVKNAYSKLFAEYPQCFFFLLLAF; this is encoded by the coding sequence ATGATTAAAAGTGCGATTAGCCTTAAGGCTCATGCAAAAATTAATCTGCATTTAGAAGTTTTAGGAAAAAGAAAGGACGGATTTCACGACATTGTAAGTGTTTTTGCTCCGATTTCTCTTGCCGATGAACTTTTAATGCAAAGAATACCGGATAAAAAAGAGTGTAGGGTAATGTCGCCGTTGGCTGACCTGCCTGAAGAAAACACCATTACAAGGGTTTATCAAGAGTTTCAACATTTTACCGGTATTTCCGGCGGTATTTCCGTCAGGATCTTAAAAAGAATCCCTGAAGGAGCCGGATTAGGGGGCGGATCTTCCGATGCTGCTTCGGTTTTGCGGGGGCTAAACTATATGTTTTCTACCGGTTTAACGGAAGAAGACTTAAGGGCTATAGCTTTAAAAATAGGAAGCGATGTTCCGTTTTTTTTGGAATACGGAGCTGCGGTTGTAAGAGGCCGCGGAGAAGAAATAAAAAGAATTTCCGTTTCGTCAGATTATTTTGGGATCTTAATCTATCCCGGAGTAAAAAGTGCAACGCCTAGGGCATACAGCCTTTTGAAGCGTAATGAATCGGAAATACCGAATCCTGCTTTTAATCCTGAGCTTTTTTGCGGCAAAGATTGCCGTGAATGGCCTTTTTTTAACAGCTTTGAAGATGTTCTTTTTCTTGAATATCCTGCAATAAAAAAGGCAAAACTAGACCTTTTAACTTACGGGGCCGATTTTGCTCTTATGAGCGGTGCGGGTTCTTCGGTTTTTGGGCTTTTTAAAGATGAAAAAATAGTCAAAAATGCTTATTCTAAGCTTTTTGCGGAATATCCGCAATGTTTTTTCTTCTTGTTACTTGCGTTCTGA
- the spoVG gene encoding septation regulator SpoVG, with translation MEITEVRVQRVSPGNSLKAYANITFDDCFVLHNVRVIEGSEGLYIGMPSRKLSNGEFKNIAHPITSEFREKMTKAVLEVYEKTPHMPQQNAEEDM, from the coding sequence ATGGAAATTACAGAAGTCCGTGTTCAGAGAGTTAGTCCGGGGAATAGTTTAAAAGCTTATGCTAATATTACGTTCGATGATTGCTTTGTCCTTCATAATGTAAGAGTGATTGAGGGCAGTGAAGGTTTGTACATTGGAATGCCGAGCCGGAAGTTAAGTAATGGTGAGTTTAAAAATATAGCTCATCCGATCACTTCCGAGTTTAGGGAGAAAATGACAAAGGCTGTTTTGGAGGTTTACGAAAAAACGCCGCATATGCCTCAGCAAAATGCAGAGGAAGATATGTAG
- a CDS encoding 50S ribosomal protein L25 translates to MEQRLLNANERSTFGKNAAVKMRRAGRIPAVMYDRHGKSVSLDVDEREFMKLFKLVTESTIVTLNAAGKDYEVFIKDFQHDIVTDKIKHIDFYEVERGKTLRTKVKLRLEGSPEGVRHGGVLETGITELELECLPKDLPPRIVVDVSALDVNQAIHVRDIKLPEAVTVLTSDDITVAAIKFAGSDAPAAAETEGDEAAAEEAK, encoded by the coding sequence ATGGAACAGAGACTGTTAAATGCAAATGAAAGATCAACATTCGGTAAAAATGCCGCTGTAAAAATGAGAAGAGCAGGACGAATTCCTGCAGTAATGTATGACCGCCACGGCAAATCCGTTTCTCTTGATGTTGATGAAAGAGAATTTATGAAACTTTTTAAGCTTGTTACCGAAAGTACTATTGTAACATTAAATGCTGCCGGAAAGGATTACGAAGTTTTTATTAAAGATTTTCAGCATGATATTGTTACTGACAAGATTAAACATATCGATTTTTATGAAGTAGAACGAGGAAAGACCTTGCGTACAAAGGTTAAGCTCAGACTTGAAGGTTCTCCTGAAGGCGTACGCCACGGCGGTGTTCTTGAAACTGGTATTACCGAACTTGAACTTGAGTGTCTCCCCAAAGATCTGCCTCCCAGAATAGTCGTTGATGTTTCTGCCCTTGATGTAAATCAAGCTATTCATGTAAGAGACATTAAACTTCCTGAAGCTGTTACGGTTTTAACAAGTGATGATATAACTGTTGCAGCTATCAAATTTGCCGGAAGCGACGCTCCGGCTGCTGCAGAAACTGAAGGAGATGAAGCCGCTGCTGAAGAAGCCAAATAA